Proteins encoded together in one Perognathus longimembris pacificus isolate PPM17 chromosome 8, ASM2315922v1, whole genome shotgun sequence window:
- the LOC125356024 gene encoding gastrokine-3-like: MQLHKALESNNMKCLMVTSILVIFLTLSLALMNTNDSHPLDGSDGTQIIHVDTSRGIVNIRDNNALSEWDGILDYKNNLLAAKLFSKMACVLAKMDQAFFPSLNHIIKALGKKASSHYPATHGLAYTVLPNRVKNLAQYGTPIKDLCRAVPAYFVQPQKEGTALAMDPNSCFEVQLLSFMGISICGEISGL; the protein is encoded by the exons ATGCAGTTGCATAAGGCCCTAGAGAGCAACAACATGAAATGCCTT ATGGTAACTTCCATCCTTGTGATCTTCCTAACTCTGTCTCTGGCCCTGATG AACACCAATGACAGTCATCCTCTGGATGGGTCTGATGGGACTCAAATCATCCATGTTGACACTTCCAGAGGTATAGTCAACATCCGAGACAACAATGCACTTAGTGAATGGGATGGAATCTTGGACTACAAGAAT AATCTCTTGGCCGCTAAGCTGTTTAGCAAGATGGCCTGTGTGCTGGCAAAGATGGACCAAGCCTTCTTCCCAAGTTTGAACCACATCATCAAGGCCCTGGGCAAGAAG GCTTCCAgtcattacccagccacccatgGCCTGGCCTACACTGTTCTACCCAACAGAGTGAAGAATTTAGCCCAGTATGGAACGCCTATCAAGGATTTGTGCAGAGCAGTCCCTGCCTACTTTGTTCAGCCGCAAAAAGAAG GTACTGCCTTGGCAATGGATCCTAACTCCTGTTTTGAGGTCCAGCTTTTGTCTTTTATGGGAATATCCATCTGTGGTGAGATTTCTGGACTCTGA